One Coffea arabica cultivar ET-39 chromosome 5e, Coffea Arabica ET-39 HiFi, whole genome shotgun sequence DNA segment encodes these proteins:
- the LOC113688091 gene encoding acyl-CoA--sterol O-acyltransferase 1-like, whose protein sequence is MGDEIKSSIFAFASVPASLSYCYFIAARIPKGFLRLIFLLPVYYHFTILPLYMPIIFFRGVSTLFITWLGNFKLLLFAFGRGPLSSDQSMPLHIFIASCALPIRTKLPNVNPSSTSSRPSKKKPWFLNLGTEILALFSLFGLAAKYEETVHPVVVQIAYSCAMFFLIEVLVTLSSSAVRALVGLELEAPSDEPYLSASLQDFWGKRWNLSVTNALRHTIYKPVRSISAVVLGNRSAALPAIFATFLVSGLMHELIYYYLSGVKPSWEVTWFFVLHGICVVIEMVLKTALGGKWAVPRLIAAPLTLGFVISTGMWLFFPPLTEMGIDKMVFEEFSCAGEYVKGRLVALCPTILGHKSRS, encoded by the coding sequence ATGGGGGACGAGATCAAGAGTTCAATCTTTGCTTTCGCATCGGTGCCAGCATCTCTCAGTTACTGCTATTTCATTGCCGCAAGAATCCCAAAAGGGTTCTTGAGGCTGATTTTTCTCCTACCCGTCTACTATCACTTCACAATTCTCCCTCTTTACATGCCCATTATCTTCTTTAGAGGTGTCTCAACACTCTTCATAACATGGCTCGGCAACTTCAAGCTGCTCCTCTTTGCCTTTGGACGAGGTCCACTCTCCTCGGACCAATCCATGCCCTTGCACATCTTCATCGCCTCCTGTGCTCTCCCCATCAGAACCAAGCTGCCAAATGTCAACCCCTCATCTACTTCTTCCCGACCCTCCAAGAAAAAGCCATGGTTTTTAAATTTAGGAACGGAGATCTTAGCTTTATTCTCTTTATTTGGGCTGGCAGCCAAATATGAAGAAACTGTACACCCCGTAGTTGTACAAATAGCCTATAGTTGCGCGATGTTTTTCCTAATTGAAGTTCTGGTGACGCTCTCTAGTTCCGCGGTCCGAGCCCTGGTGGGTCTAGAGCTGGAGGCACCGTCCGACGAGCCCTACTTATCAGCTTCTCTGCAAGATTTCTGGGGCAAGAGGTGGAACCTCTCAGTAACAAATGCACTGCGGCACACAATATACAAGCCCGTCAGGTCAATATCGGCGGTCGTACTGGGGAATCGATCAGCCGCACTGCCTGCCATCTTCGCGACCTTTCTTGTCTCTGGTCTAATGCATGAACTCATATACTATTACCTCTCAGGTGTGAAGCCCTCCTGGGAAGTGACGTGGTTCTTCGTTCTGCATGGAATTTGTGTTGTGATTGAAATGGTGTTGAAGACAGCTTTGGGAGGAAAATGGGCGGTGCCCCGGTTAATTGCGGCCCCGTTGACACTTGGGTTTGTGATTTCAACCGGTATGTGGTTGTTTTTCCCTCCGTTGACCGAGATGGGGATTGATAAAATGGTTTTTGAAGAGTTCAGTTGCGCTGGCGAGTATGTGAAGGGTAGGCTGGTGGCCTTATGTCCCACTATCCTGGGCCACAAATCGAGGAGTTAA